From the Kogia breviceps isolate mKogBre1 chromosome 10, mKogBre1 haplotype 1, whole genome shotgun sequence genome, the window CTAGTAAGTAGCGCATGTCCTTAGCCTTCCCAGACTTCTGGAGCAATCCCTCCAGCTCAGTCCCAAAGCAGTCCCAGACTTGCCTCCAACTCTAACCCCACCTGCAGCAATGCCAGGAAACAGGACCTGTCACTCCCTAGGCATGACAAAAATGCTCTTTTTATTGTGCCTCTGAGATGAAATGAGAGGtcctctggcctctgccctccAACCCCAGGGGCTGCCTCCCTGGTGGAGACTGGTCCAGATCCTCCAAGCTCAGGCCAGGCCTGGGGCCTGGACAGTGGTGAGCTCAAGGCAGATGGTCAAGGAAGGCAAGGAGGACGAGGTGGAAGTCTTGTGGTTTGTGGAGGTAGCAGGCATGGCCTGCATCGCGCAGCTTCACCACCGAGTGGTTAGGCAGGTGGCGGAGCTGCCGCAGTGACTCCCAAGCCAGGACGCGGTCCAGCTCCCCATACAGGATGAGAGTCGGGGTCTGCAGGGCAAGGCAAGGGGCTGTAATCCTGGGGCCTGATGGGGACTGGCCCTCAAGCCACCTCCTTAGGAAATCTTCCCTATACACCCCATTTCTCCCATCCAGATCAAGGATGGGGCCATGTGTCCTCCAAGTAAGACCTGAGGCCTTTCCCCCCATGACTTGAGCCAGGGACAGGAAGCCAGGACTTTTGGAGACCCTCCTCCCAGTACCTTCACGGCCTGGAATTGTTCTTGGGTGTAGTTCTGGGTGGAGGCAGGTGCAATGGGCACGAATCCATGCAGCTGGTGGTGGCCTTGCATCAGGAAGGGCAGGGCATAGCAGCCACTCAGTGAAGGGCTCACCAACACGACATTCTGCACCTCTAGGTCCTGCAGCACTCGCTCCAACAGCTGTGCCCGCCCTGCCTCTGTGCTTGCCTCCTTCGAAGGTGCCGAGTTCCCAAAACCTGGGAACAGCAGAAGGCACCAGctgagggaggctgggaaggaggTCAGGACTTCCTGCCCACCATAGTGGGGGAAAGAGATGGGGGGTAGTGGCATATAGCATCTGCTACCCCAAACTGCCTAGACGTTATTTTTGTACTGTGATAGGGCTGCTAGAAAACCATCTTTCATTCATCATGTTGGCAAAACTAAAATGACTGATAATACGCAGTGTTAAGGAAGACGTGGAAAAATGGACACTTTTGTACATGACTGGAGGGTAAATCCACACAGCATTTTTGGAGGATAAGATAATATTCGTCAAAAAACTTTAAATGTGTGTCCTTTGACCCATCAACTGGCCTTGATGGCTACCCTACAGAAATTATTGCCCACATGCTCAAAGAAGCATGTCCAAAGATGCTTCAGCTTCCTTACGTGAGCATTTCAACTGACACTGAAAACTCTAAAGCAGCCTACAAAGCCACCAGTCGAGCACTGGCCAGATAAAACCTGTTCATCTCTCTGATGGCACACACTACGGAGAGGGAGggtcacagtgcctggcatgacCCATGAGACATGGTAGAGGAGAAGAAAACTAGGCTGCAGATAGATTCACTAAGATGgcaggacaccagtcatgtttaCAGCCTCCACCAAACAACCCTGTATCTCTAGGTAAGGAAACGCCCAAAGTGGGTCTGGCACCCTCAAACTGCTTAGAgaagtgagagggagagaaacatGGCATGGGTCTCTGAGGGCATCACTCTTGGTTGATTTTTTAATGACAAGAATAATAGCAAAAATCATTTGTAtagctgaaaaaacaaaaagctaccTAGTTTGTCATAAAAAGGACAGTTGAGATCTCCCCATGCAATCACTTGTGAGGCAGGTCATGTTGCTAACGGCTCTGTGACATGCAACAATCCACACTGTAGTTTTCAACgtagaaaataaagaacacagaGCTTTTCATGTTGACACTTTGTGTTGTGACTTGCCACTGCTTGTTCAGACACTGGGGTCCAGATGCTCCCCAGCCACATCTTAGGGCTTTCCTACTCCTCCAGTTCTCCGCTCTGGCATGCTGTCCCCATGTCCTTGCTGCACGTTACCTCCTTAGACCCAGGGGTGGGGGCTCTCACCTGGGAGGTCAAGGGCCACGGCCCGGTAGCCCCTCTGCGCCAGCAGCTGCAGTGTGCCCAGCTGCTCCCACGTCCGGGAGTTAAAGGCCTTTCCATGGAGCAGCACCACATCCACCCTGTGGGCACACAGGGGAGTATGTGTTCTGGGGGTTCTTTCTTCCCAGGCTTCTCCCACTGCCCTCCCAGGCCCTGAGCACTTTGAACTGAGCTGGGGGACCCACAGAGGGACTCCCCTTGGGCCTAGTCCTTTCACTACACCCTGGAGTCAGCACCCACCTGCGGGCCCGGTGAAGTGGGAGCACCTCGCGGTAAAAAATGGGGGAGCTGCCAGGGGTGAGACCAGCCAGGATCGTGACATTGGGGTCTCCCCAGAGCCAGGAGGTCTGCTCAGGGGGTCCTGGCAGCCCCACATACAGTAGCAGCATGAACagcaggcccaggcccagcaggGCAACCTGGGACCGGGTCATGGAGGTCTGTACCACagtctggaggaggagaggagagggagaagagggtaGGGCTGAGCCCCGGCAAGGTCCCCGGGACCCCATTCTCAAATCCCACCCAGGAGCTCCCAGCAGAGGAAAAGCTCAGCCCTTGCCCTTTCCTCTGCTCCCGGCAAGGATCTGAGGGTTCACACCCAACTACTCCACATGCCAGGGCAAGGCCTCAGATACCCCAAAGTGTGAGGAGCATCTGAGATGTCCCCCTGGCATCAGTGGCCACCATCATCCTTGTGCCAGCTAAAACCACTTCCATTCATCAAGTGCTTATGAcagccaggccctgtgcttggCCCTTCACATGTTAACGACTCATGAACCCACACAAAAACACTAGAGAGCAGATATTATAGGTctcttataaatgaggaaactgaagctcagagaggtaaattCTCTTATCCAAAGTGCACAGAGGCAAGCAGGGGAACTGGGACTTGAGCCCAGGGCTGGGGTCCTAACTACAAGGCCACACTCAGTTTGCCACGGAGGAAACCAAGGCTGTGAGGTGTCGGATGAACTGGTGGACAGAGTGCTGAGGGTCATCAAAGGTGAAAGACATCAAAGAGTAAAGCAATGTCCCACTGAGGGCATGTTTTGAAATGGTTCTTTTTATCACACTGtatataataatgttaaaatCAGAATGTTTTACCATTGATGGGAGTATTTAATGCTCTACCCCAGCTGATTAAGTGGGAAGAGAGCTCATGCAGAATATCCTTGATGGAGGAAATGCCTAGGCATGAGGGGGTATGGGGCTAGGGAGAAGCATGGCACATCCAGAAGTGGAAAGGGAGGCATGGAGGCTGGAGAGACAAATGCCTCCCAACCCCCAGCTTCACGCCAAATGACTTGCTTCATGGACTCCTCTAGTCTGAGTCCTTTGCCAGCCCAGAAGACAGACCTCAAAACCCAGGACCCAGACAGAGCAGCTAGCCCTGCCTTTGAGACTCTGTTCTTCCAATTCCTGGCTGTGTGCCTTGTTTGTCAGTAAAATGGGGAGGATAACCTGGCAGCTGCCCTCCCAAGACTCCTGTGAGATTTCGGTAATACAGTGGACCTGATCAGGGGCTGTCTTATCATTTCTTGGGTCTAGGGTGAGCAGGCCTGCCTTGTTCCCAGATTCCAGTAAACAGGTCTTTATTGAGTGTCAGCTGGGCACTGGCCGGAATTCAGGGCTGGGGAATCACCttggacccccccaccccccacctctcccagaaTGAGAAGGCTTGTTGCccaagcccccacccccaggctcaaGGGTCAGGTGGTGACTGGGCAGTGGCAGCCCCTCTGGGGCTGATGGAGGACCAGGTGCTGAGTGGAGGAAAAGCACGCTACTCTCTTCTTTCTGACCAAGACCAGCCTCGGACGCAAGCCTCCAACGCAGCAGCCTAGGTTCCCACCAGGCTGAGCATCCGTGCTGAACCTATCCTCTGGTGGGCCTGGTGCCCTGGGGCACCTCTCCCGGTAGGGAGGGGCGGGACTTCAGCCATTGATTTGGCGACCCAAGCAGCTGGAGCACTAGACAACAGTACAgatatggggggaggggagggaggcgcTGTATCCGCGTTAGGTCCTTGGCATACTCAACGACAATGACACACAGGTGTACAGACGTGCACACAAACTCTTGTCCCCGAATGCTTTTCCTTTGTACAAGCTATTCCCTGCACACACACGCAGCCTCCTTGCACACGCACGGGCCTCTGCACAATCGATACCTTGAAATACCCTCAAAGTCACGCACACATTCAGCTGTCAGGAAGGCAGAGGGGCAGGTAGACACACACACGCTTTCAAAACCATATGAAGACCCTCGTATTTCAAGCACCTAGTCATACACACAACCccagaactacacacacacacaagaaatacACAGGCACAGGCAGACAGACGGACACCCAAACACAGACCctcagaaatacacacacagacacacagatagaTATACACCCTTAAAATCACACGCACACAGAAATTCACACAGTAGACATACACAGACACAAGTGGGCAGACAGGCTGACATACCACCCCCAACAAAGGCACACAGAAACAGCGatacaccacacacatacacgtacacCCAGACCCCCAAGAACACACGCTGACAAACGCGCGGGCGCGCACACTTTACACACGAACACAAACATACTCGCTGCCCCAGCGCGAGCCCCTCCCAGCAGGACTCTGTCCCAGGGCTCCGGGGGCAAGGGGCGGGGCAAGGATGGCCCGCCCCCGGGCACCCTGCTGGCCTCACTCCCCGGGGACACTCACCGGGCCGAAAGGGATGACCGGGTCTGCCACCACGGGGCGGGCTCCGCTCAGGTGCAACCAGCGCTAAACAGCCCCTAGACGTCGGCGTTGCCTCACCCTCCGCCTCTCTGCGGGCGGCTGCGAGCCTCCGCGCGCCTGCGCAGTCCGCGGTCTCGGGTCCACGCCTAGTAGCCGAGTTGGAGGGGGCACTGGGGGCGGCGCCCCAAAGCACAGAGGCTCGGCGCCCAGTTCCCCCGTTCAGATTTTCCGGATTGTTTTCGGCCTGACAGCCGGGGGAGAGCCAGTCGACTTCTTCCCACCGGCACGTTTCCACCCTTGCTCAGTCTCCGGTCTGTACAGCAGGGTTAAGGATAAGGGTTGTCTTAAGGACCACAAAGGGTTGTCACCACCACAGAGGCCTGTCTTAAGGACTGAAGGATCGGTCAAGCCTGAGAACAGTGTCTGGAGCGGAAGCCTCGCTGTGTAACTGCCAGATATTAGTACTGTTATGCAGCAGCCCCAGGTCTCTGGCCATCCACTTCCCTGACCCCTGCAAACACACACGCGCTCGATCATTCGGTCAGAGCCCGGGGTGGCCTCTAGGCTCCTTCACGTCTCTATATATCACTTATCCTGGTTGGTGACATGTGGCCAACATCTGATCTGTCCCTGGCCTGTGTGGGCAGGCCTGGAAAAGGGAGGCTGCACAGAACACGCAGCATTCACTCCTTATTAGCACTCTGTGAGGTAGGCAACATCACACTCATTCTACAGGCAAGGAAATAGGCTCGGAGGCGTTGGGAAAACGATCAAGGCTGGGCAATGGCAAAGCTTCGCATTCAAACCTGTTGGGCCTCAACCATATGCCAGACTGACGACTTTGGGTTTGGGCAGCCCAGGCTGGggatgagggggtggggaggaagggggagggaacagGAAGGATGAGACCCCAAAGGAACCCTCCTTCTCAAGCCACACCATATGCATGTGGAACAGGTCGCTGAGGGTCTCGGGGCCGGACCCAGTCCGGTGCTTGGGGCACGTGGGGCTGAGTGgcgtggggaaactgagacagcTGTGAGAAGAAGGATGGGTCTAGCAGCACCCGTCGGCCCTGAGACGGCTTGTGCCCACAAGCGGGCGCCCCGGAGCACGGCCCGGCCCTCGCCCTCCGGAGGGCCACCTCCCTGCTTCCCCGCCCCGGGCCCCAGTCGCCGCCTGCACTCGCCCGCCTCCTATTTGCGAGAGCCCACGCAGCTCCCCAGGTACCTGCCCTGCGCGCCCcaaccctctcttcctctctccagtTAGAACCCACCCCCACCTACCCCAAGTTTCTTCTCTGCCCATCTCGGCTCCCCAGGCCCCCTTCCTCGggtctgcccccaccccctctgtATGCACCCTACCAGACCCTGCGATCCACAACCGAGGTCCTTGGAGGGGACAGAGCGAGCAGTGGCGGCGCCGGTGTCCGCGCCCCTGGCCGCGGCGTCAGTGCGTTGGGCCCCAGAGGGCAGCGCGCTGAGCACCTCGCTTCCCTCGCAGGCCGGAACTTCAAAGCCTTTCCCTGCTCAGCGCTCCAGTTTCCGGCTCcggaaaacagatttttttactcCAACCCCTATCCTCTTCGGCCTGCGATGCCAACCTACGACCTATAACAGTGGCTGGAAGAGGAAAATGTTGAAAAGCAAAATAGTCAGCTACTTACTGTTGATTGCTGTTGGTACATTTACTacgcttactatgtgctaggcactggtgaGTGTTTTACATGCCTGGCCTCGTTTAATCCTATCAACCACCTAGGAGCTAGTACTattgtattatccccatttgtagaaaaggataaaaacaatgggaacaaaAATTGTAATGGGAGACCCATGTATTAAGTTCTTTCCAAAGGCAGGCACCATcaattatcaattttttcttttttttttaactcataaattcttgaggtaggctttaaTGTCCCatatttcagatgaggaaaccaaggcaatTAGGTAGTGGCAGACACAGAAATAACACCTATATCTTCCTCACCCCAAAGCATGTTCCTAGAGTTTTGGGAACCTCCTTGATGCTCCAGGAGGGACCCCTGCCCTGTCTGTGGCAGCCTCCCTGCTTCACCTGGGCAGGGTGTTCTGTGGCTTCTCATCAGCCTGGCCTTGAACCACAGGTGCTTCACCAGCACAGCAGGAGGTATGGCGGGCGTGGAGCAGCACGAGGGCACCATCCAGGTGCAGGGCCAGAGCCTCTTTTTCCGAGAGGCTCACCCGAGCAGTGGGCAGGCCACCCGCTTCTCCGTGCTGCTGTTGCATGGCATACGCTTCTCCTCCGAGACCTGGCAGAACCTGGGCACGCTGCACAGGCTGGCCCAGGCTGGCTACCGGGCTGTGGCCATTGACCTTCCAGGTAACTCCAGGAAAGGCTTCTGGACAGGGGTTGTGGGAGCCTCACTGGGGacccagggctgggggctgggggactgGGAGGACCTAGCCAGGCTGACTCCTGAGCTAGACAGGGCGCAGTGCACACTACAAGGGCCTTCGAGCTTCTCTAGTCCATCCGGATGCGGTCTGGACACTGCCCAGCTGCTTCTAACTGTGTTGCCCGGGGCAGTGTCTCagtgtctctgcctctgtttcctcatctgtaatgggAGATAACCAAACTCATTCTGGGGTTTGGCTCTAATGAGAATGGAATGAGATTATCCATGTGAGTATGTGGCCAGTACCTAACACATAATAATTGGTGCTCAGTCGaatagaagtaaaatattttgaaatagccAAAACCACAGGCTCTGTTGGAAGCCCTGAGGAGTGACACTGAGTCCCCTGGCACCTTTGGGGGTGGCTAAGCCCCCAGTCATGATCCCATGTACAAAGCCCTAATTTAGAtcctgagggagggaggaacagcACAAGACTGCCAGTCACAACCTCAACTGGCGGGCCCAGCCCATGGTGCCAAGTGTGAAGGTGGCAGCATGGCCAACCTGCTCCTCTCACTGGCCATGGCTGGTATGGCTTCAGTGCCCAAGGGCGGGCCTCCAGGCAGGGACAGGATTGGTTCTGACAGTGGATTGGGCTGAGCTTCAAGGCCAAGGCCTTGAACTAATCCTTCTGCAGAAGGTAGGGACTGACTAATTGGAGGGGAGGGATGTGTGCAGAGCTAGCCCCTCATGAACTGTCCTGGAGGCATCTACCCTGCCAGCCCTGGGACAGGTGCCTTGAAGCAGTTAACTCAATTTTCACAACAATCTCAAATGgcaaacacctttttttttttgcggtacgcgggcctctcactgttgtggtctctcccgttgcggagcacaggctccggacgcgcaggctcagcggccatggctcacgggcccagccactccgcggcatgtgggatcctcctggactggggcacgaacccgcgtcctctgcattggcaggcggattctcaaccactgcgccaccagggaagccaacgaAGACTTTTGTTATCTCCTtttaacagatggggaaattgaacAGTAGAGAGAGGGCTGAGGGGACTTTCCCAAGCTTACATAATCTATAGTGGATAGTTGGGACTTGGATCTGGCCAAGCTGGGCTTCAGAGCTTGATTCTTTGAGGACGCTGTATTGGGGGAGATGAGCACAAACATGGAAGGAAATGCCTTATGCTTGCCACAGATATGACAGACTTAGGTTGCTGTAAGAATAACTACAGCATGCAACACTGCCTGTTGCAGGAACCTGGAGCAGAGGTTGACctaggagggcttcctggaggaagggaccCTCTCTCCCCTGTTTTCCTACTCACCACCTTTGTCTCTCCCACACCTGAATCCCTGCAGGTCTGGGGCGATCCAAGGAAGCAACAGGCCCTGCCCCTATTGGGGAGCTGGTCCCCAGCAGCTTTCTGGCAGCTGTGGTGGATGCCTTGGATATGGGCCCCCCAGTCGTGATCAGCCCATCGTTCAGTGGCATGTACTCCCTGCCCTTCCTCGTGGCCCCAGGCTCCCAGATACGGGGCTATGTGCCAGTGGCCCCCATCTGCACTGACAAAATCAATGCTGCCGACTATGCCAGAGTGAAGGTACCTCTATGTGGGAGGCTGAGATGTCCCTGCCAGGAGCAAGGAACAGTCCATCCCGGGGCCCTGGGTACTGGGTAACCAAAGGGGTAGCTTCCGGGAGGAGCTGAACCACCAAACTCCGCCCTTTCGGTGTACTTGGCAGAAGATTACTGTGGCAAGCCCTGTGCTAAACTGTGTGCTGGGGCATGCACAAATTCATGCCTTTCCAAACCATCCCTGCACTGGGCCAActtgtctctctctgtcattTGCGGTGACCCCAGGGAGAGACCGAAGTGATGGGGAGGGCTGGAGTTGATATCTAGGAGGCTGGGGCTGGTGGGGCAGGTCCCTGTTGACTCTgcctccctttcctttttctagaCCTCAGTTCTTATCGTATATGGAGACCAGGACCCCATGGGTCAGACCAGCTTTGAGCACCTGAAGCAGCTGCCCAACCACCGGGTGTTGGTCATGGAGGGGGCGGGGCACCCCTGTTACCTTGACAAACCCGAGGAGTGGCATACAGGGCTGCTGGATTTCCTGCAAGAGCTAGCATGAGGCGCAGCCCTGCTGATGGGGGTGGGCCACTTGCCTGCCTTGGGCTCTCTCTCActcattctctctcctttcctccgtGGGCTCCTGCTCATCCTGCACATCCAACAGGTGTGTCTTTCTATCTGAGTTCTTTTAGGgtctgtctt encodes:
- the ABHD14A gene encoding protein ABHD14A, with translation MGSRGPCRGSALPSSPSPLLLQTVVQTSMTRSQVALLGLGLLFMLLLYVGLPGPPEQTSWLWGDPNVTILAGLTPGSSPIFYREVLPLHRARRVDVVLLHGKAFNSRTWEQLGTLQLLAQRGYRAVALDLPGFGNSAPSKEASTEAGRAQLLERVLQDLEVQNVVLVSPSLSGCYALPFLMQGHHQLHGFVPIAPASTQNYTQEQFQAVKTPTLILYGELDRVLAWESLRQLRHLPNHSVVKLRDAGHACYLHKPQDFHLVLLAFLDHLP
- the ABHD14B gene encoding putative protein-lysine deacylase ABHD14B yields the protein MHVEQVAEGLGAGPSPVLGARGAEWRGETETAVRRRMGLAAPVGPETACAHKRAPRSTARPSPSGGPPPCFPAPGPSRRLHSPASYLREPTQLPRCFTSTAGGMAGVEQHEGTIQVQGQSLFFREAHPSSGQATRFSVLLLHGIRFSSETWQNLGTLHRLAQAGYRAVAIDLPGLGRSKEATGPAPIGELVPSSFLAAVVDALDMGPPVVISPSFSGMYSLPFLVAPGSQIRGYVPVAPICTDKINAADYARVKTSVLIVYGDQDPMGQTSFEHLKQLPNHRVLVMEGAGHPCYLDKPEEWHTGLLDFLQELA